Below is a genomic region from Papilio machaon chromosome 19, ilPapMach1.1, whole genome shotgun sequence.
CTGAAAATTcagataaaagttttaattaaattatgttactgaacataattgtataaatatgggaacattaacaaataatacagTGACATAAAGAACCTAAGTGGGCTATGCCTCTGACAATCAACTTACTGTGCCAGTAGCGGTGGCATCATTGCCTGAAGCAGCTGTCTCAGGAGCCTTAAAACGCTCCGCAGCAGCCATTGTCGCCTGCTGTGACAGATCCTCAATCTTGGCCTCACCAAACACAATGTATGTATCAGAGTGCGGGTTCTTGTATACATCTGGTGAGTTGATCACAAACAGGATATTCTTTGATTTCCTGATTGTCACCCTGTTAACTCCTTGCacctaaaacataaaaaattaaatacagaatTCTTCTTCTGCTagaattaattatactttGTGTTGACTAATCTTATAGAGCAACTCTATGGTCAGGTTGAAAATATTCAGTTAAAACACAATTGACTAAGTGAGTTTGACATTTATTAGCCtacttatcttttttttttggaatttacAGTATATTGGGATAAGtgaatttttaatcatttcaacaaaatttcatatacTTACTGGTTTTAAACCGAGCTTACTCATAATTTTGCGAGCTTTCTTTTCTCCTCGTGATTGCTTAGCCTTAGACACAATATCAATACCAGCGATAGGGTTGGTAATACCTCCAGCACCTGGTGCACCTGAGTAAATCCAAAtgattgaatttaaatgacactatttatataaattaatttaacactgctatatatagttaaaatctttttaattaaaaaaattataccatctttcttttttttatcaggTGGCAAATGAGTTAGTATTTACttgttatcattaaaatagcAAAGTCACTGCTGATGCGTACAATAACTTGAATGCAGATTTATTGCCTACCTGTAAGGAACATAGGAGAGGATGTAACAAAAAAGGATATATTCCTTCCTAGACACCCTTTCCCccactaaatatttaattggtaAAAACTTGatcaacagaaaaaaaataccataGTTATTGCTTTACCTGCATCTTCTAGCTCTGGAATAGTGTCATCAGAGTCACTGTCTGAAGAAGCAGTCTCTTCTTTGCGTTTTTCAGTCATGGATGCTGTAGCTTTGTCCAATTCAGTGAGTTCTGGCATTTTGAGGTTTACTTTTCTGGTAATCTTAAGAATACcaaaattattctaaaaaacAGGCAAGGCATACGTGTTACAATCAATTAAAGTtagataaaatgtaataaagtcaATTCATGAatagggtaatttttttaacctataattttaattttaaaaataccactttacatttcaaaatattaattaattattattttaagatctTGTCTCCTGTAATAtaactgtattaaataatatagtgaTAATTCAGggctaaatattttaaatgaaaagtcACGGACATCAAAATTGTGAGTTTGAAACTTAATACCAGTTATTGTGGAGACAACactgtatattataaatacaaaacaataagATCAAGCACGTAGCTTAGCACTAGGAAATATGTTTACACAAGGTTTCAATAATATATCTATAGAGaactcttttaattaaaagaacacAAACATGGTCGGCACAATCTTATTTTTTAGCTAAGtactaaaattaagtaaagggTCATTGTGAATATAACTCGTGAATACATAAATGAATaactttcacattttaaaatcaagaTTTCACTcaaatttaaggatttattaccttgtttattaaaaacttttttgaaaaatggTCGTCAATAGCAATCGAATTGACAGAAAGGGAATTAACACCACAGATAAATAATAGTCAACAATGTATAACGTGTATAACAGATAGCAATATAAATTCGAAATTCAGTCTGTAAATTTTTGAgcattattaaaaacactattattttactaatactctttttaaaagttagatggttctagaatattttatttcttataaccgggttgttttacttttactcATTTTGTATGTTAGaggaaaattaaatgttaatggtAGAAAATAGCAGTTGAACAACACagcaacatttaaaaattaaaatgtcatttttttctcaaagGGAATAAGATCGCTTATTGCTTAAGGTTGCTAATATTATTCCTTCGAATTGCTTCGATTGAACTATTTCTTTTGAGCATTTATCCATGGTCAAAGTTTTGCTTTATTATCGTTCAAAAAAGTATCAGTGCAACcaatttattagatttttcgAGTAAACAATTGGCAAAGTTAAATGCTTTTCGTTTCGTACTTCAGTCTGTGATTGTGTTGTAAACATGTCAGTTGTTGGTCAATGATAATTCAATAGGCAAGTGAACTGGTGATATTTCCAAGTCCAAAGTGCGTGTAGTacatttagtattattttttttgtgattgttTCGAAATGTCTATAGAGGAGAAATTCAATGCTGCTGTAAACGTTATTAGGAGCCTTCCAAAAAGTGGtaagatttaataaacatatttagtaCTGATACTTACTATGTATATAAGTCAATTTCGCGATATCTATctgttttgttgttaaaaagGTCATCAACAACATTTCTTGCTTCAAGACTCATTgcaatcataatttaattttaatttatgtaagttATGTATTATAAAGTTGGCATATTGCCTAATATTTCTTGATACTTATGTTTAAGACTAGACAAGGAACTATAggagtaattaaataaaaataatatgaatattctttattactttacaatgtaaataataagctTTTGGGCTTCTCAAAattggaaaagaaaaataaggggtatttttattttccaatgtcaaaaaatacCTCgccaaaacaaaaacattgtgtcatctctctcactctttttgaaaaacaaaaatataagtagttaattttgttaaaatataattctgcAATTGAAATTGATCCAGTTGTagcttagtttaaaaaaatagtatatattTAGTAGTAGTTGGATGGGAATATATAATACCTCATTACATTAGGTACAAGTCCAATTAAGGCTTTAAACTGAAGGCCTTCACATTCCCTTCTacattgttttgaaataataattactaagtatacagcagcagaaaatttTAGTTGCTAATATTTTGGGTGTTTTCCATTGGACTGATCAACCTAATGATCAATTGGCCCTTGAGTTGAGGCAACTTGAACAAAAATTTACCAGTTGAATGAATGAGGTATAAATGtgcctttttttaaatattactatcacatctatatatataaaagaaagtcgtgttagttacactttttataactcaagaacggctgaatcgatttgactgaaaattggagGGCAGGTAGCATAGAatcaggaaaaggacataggataatttttaccccgttttctattttttattccgcgcggacggagtcgcggttaaaagctagttcttttataaaaactgccTTTTGTTAGTTGTTGTTTATTTAGCTCAACAAATCAAGccaaacaatcttactaatattataaatatgaatgtttagatggatggatggatgtttgtttgaaggtatctccaaaatggctcaatggatctcatTGAAATTTAGcctagatgtagagcatagtcttgaagaacacattggctactaaatagttttttaatccATGCGAATGGAgttgtgggcgacagctagtgagtAATAACTATGAAtgtattttcattgtttgaaAAAATTCTAAGTACCTTTATACTatcttaaattaacttttaatgaTACATCCATAGCAAGCCACCACATGCATAACTTCATTAATTATGCATGTGGTGGCTTGCTGTGAAACTAAGAGTGGACAATGGTAAACAACTTGTACCGACTTTCATCCTTTAgacaattttgttattgtaaattagtggatgataaaaaaagttgcCCAACTTATTATCgaattacatattatgttttcctTGATGGTGTCATGAGGCTAATTGACAACAATAATTTGTCAAGGGGATGATATCCCAAAGTTATGTTAAGATAACTTATAACTGGTTGACATTTGTATGGGTGTAGCAATGTAGCATACCAGGACCATACCAAATTGGGATTTACAATCTTGGCCTACTCATTTATGTTATATGATGTATATGcctctttgttttgtttttcttactTAAAGTTTCTCTTCCATTTCATCCACATTAAAAggtgtaattataaaattttgaaatatcttTACTTCATGCACTTAACGCCATACTATGTGAATTATAAAggtgtcataatttttttacaaatatgtgTATAGTTAGGTCTATAAAGGGaaatttttatgtcaaaaaaattctttaaaaaaatcgttaatattttaaaaactggtGACCTTTgatgaacataaaaaaatgtatattggcaaaaaaatgcttatggtggataataattaaaaaaaatgtatattattttgaactaaaaaaaaaatcataaaattactaaacccTAAATGGCTTCGTATGCGGTAAggggttaaatattttctgcgtagtttataaaaaaacggcATTTTAGCAATGTCgtcaatgtcaaattaaaacataattacagTGAGTAAATGAACAGATGTggattatatacaaaaatctaACTGTTATGTTAAAAACGCTAATACGATGCAACATTTACTTTCCATTTTCGGACGAAATGACCTTCATACGGTTAACACCAGCTATTAGGTACGagtaaatgttttgaataattttttatgaattataatgaaatttatttcaacagtATGTTAAGCAAATTTTACGTTATGAAAAAACCGTAAAATATCGATAAAGAATTTTCAAAGTAGAATACATTTCTTCCCTAATTTCCTTTTTTGGTGGAAAATGTTAAACGTTTATTCTCAAGTATTTATACGGAACTTAATTTTATGGTATAATTACAGCGACACGCGAGATTTAATGTCAACTGGAGAAATAATTGTGAAgatgtaattattgtaattagttGTAACACTTTAATGgttgttttattgtatttgtagaACTCGATGTGCCCTTGTAAGATTTGTGGCAACTTTTGAATACTATATATTAACTGTAGTTTCTTAACGAAACTATGCAGTGTTATTACAATACCTAATATCAGAGGTTATACACTAAGCGCCCTTTGTCTTTTGGCATCACAAAAACTGTGACCGAAGAGGTAAGACGTTTTTTAATACGAATATATGGGTTACTAttacgtaataataaaatactttttaatgaaGTAGTTACTTTGCGCagttctttaaattataactcttACTGCTCAGAGTTAAGCTTCGGATCTTTTACgagtattaattttgaaattataacacTGCAGCGGGTTTACATTGATGGGGCTCTATAGAAACGTAAAACTATAAGGTGAATGCCCTACACTTCaagtaaaattcataaaaaaaaactaccaaGCGAAGACGCGatgtggtattttttttttgtctgcaaGTCCGTTACGAATAATTTTAGTCTCTCAACTATGCATGCTTTCAAATTTCAAGTAGCGAGTATTATTTGTTCCAACAGTAAGTATTCTTTCGGCTagtaaatagaataattttaaattatactgaTTTAAAAGAGAATTTACCAAAATGTAGCAAACatgaaatgaataataaagtacGTAGTAATAGTCTTTGTACATTAGTCGTAAATTTTAATGGATacacttgtttttaaaaaatatactagcaATATATTGATACCACAACATCCGTATGTAGACATTGAATGCAGATTATCAAGTTTGCCTTGCGACACTATTTGCGTCATACATAACACATTCAAAACGTAATCAACTTATCTGCAGCTGTAACTGCTTATACTTAACTAGCCTTTGCTGAGACGTTGTCCgcgcgaataaaaaaaaaacttagcaagtagcctatgtcttctctcagactatgttctacgtttctgtgccaaatttcatcaacatctgttgagccgttccggtgaTAGCCTCTAATaagcatccatccatttaaactttagcatttatgatattagtaagatgaataGAATGATGTAGTAGCAAGTCCCGGTATTACTTCGGTGGTAAGTTCCAAGTATGTCAGCCTTGGTTATTAGCTTTCTACtagtgaaagtatttttaaatttcttctttatatatctcaaattgatttaaggtttttttttttaaattaaatacgtagtttaacaattttgtatattaaaaagttaaaaacaagGCTTCATAAAAGTCACTTTAGCTCCACGTCCTTCATTCGGTGTTACTCgcgtcatatatttttttaaaacacttatGGATAGTCTTTATGCATatgttttgtagtttttacgttggtgaaaaaaaacatcgttttCCTCTTCAAACGTCAATATACAATAGtaatgtcataaaaataatttaatattttattcatatgagTAAGTACTCAAACTGGTTAGACTGGAACTGGAAATGACCAACggctgtaataaataataacaatcaaCGATATAACACGATATGGacgtaaaaaatgtatgtatgggaataaaatatgatattaagTCGTAAAAACTTTGCATATAAAAGCAAAGTAgcattatctatattttttaaataaatatttttttcacaaatttttGTAAGAAGATGGCAAACAAGCACGCGGGTCACGTGATGTTAAAAGATGTGTGATGAAGGAATAAGATTATTagatactttttttgtttttctggTAGAAATCTTCAAATGATACCTTGTCTTCTGGAGGAAATACAGGTTTATGTGAGACTTGACTTATTAAAACCAACTCGGTGGCCATCCTCAAGTGTAACTGGTGAGAGTCCCGTTATGTCCAAAGGAACGCACCGGGACTTAGATACTTTTTCTACCtttatgaaacaaaagaaCGGATAAACGGAAAAGTTGATACATATTcacatgtttttgtaatattgactGACAAATGGTTACCACATGAAATAATATCGACTATCCACTCTTCCAcgtccattttatttatttttcctctATAGAAAAAGATTAGAGGGGGGACAACACTAAAATTGGTCTTCCAAATTTTTGCATAATAGTTTCATATCATAACAAAGGACAAGTTAGTTTTTGTTTGCGAAAGGTAACATAGTAAGAACAGACTATAGTAAGCCGATGTTGACCGACTCATAGTTATGCAAGTTATCGTTGTAATATGGCTTCATGTCATCAGGGCTGACCCAGATATGAATTGTATTAACTATAGCGTTGTGCGTTTTGCGAATTGagccaatatttttatgtgtccACTCTTCAAACGTTTGCAACAACCAAAAGAGGTTATGAGGACAATATTCCGAAGTGGCTGGAAGGTTATCGACCACAGGCAGTATTTTAAACAGaagacaaaaaatacaaacgaaTTGGGAACCTCGTTCTTTTGGAGGttggttataaaatatgaaaataaaaccgatattaaataattgcatACAATGATACTAGTAAACGTGTATTGTTTATAACGGCACTGTTCCCATTAGCTTGGGTACAGTTTCAGTAAATTACTACTATGTATTCCGTCGTCTTTGTTAGTCCGATAGTTTGCATAACTAACAGCGCCTTTACCTATTTACTTTCTCAGTAGTATTATAAAGAGATCTTTGTGTAAATGTTCTCGCATTTCTGTTTTAACTTACTCAAACATGTCGATCTGTCGATTTGTCatcgaaaaatttcaatttaatctatcagttttgagaaaatttacacgaaaaaaatttttttttatcaactgagaaacttcaaaatgaaaaacagGAAAACAGAAACAGGGAAACAGAGTAAAtagaatacaaaacaaaaattctcTACAGAAGAAATTTTCCCAAGCTGTAGTggaaaatttttttaagacgTTTTGAAgacgttataaaaaaacaacatgatCGTGATTTCtaatgatgaaaaataaaaagtttggaattattgaataaaaattttgaaaacaaaattcaaataatacttacattaaagacaaaaaatgaaattttctcaaaactgatagattaaattgaaatttttcgattatttgatcaaaaactcttaaaatcggtatacatgaaagtttgatgatgaatatcttttgaacgcttaatttaatcaccaaaacatatgataccatttttatagagcagttaatttgctacaaaaatttctattgcgcattcaataatagccatttcttgtcgagttataaaattcataaacaaaagtgacatttgacttaaaataatcaatcttaaatcttcaatattagtgaaatggtgaggtttacggaaaaaacataagataccttttttgtagagcattaaatttcctacaaaattctttaaaaaaatttttctgtacgaccaattaatgatgaggaatgaatttttttctattggactgagaaaaaaatgaaaaactgcgacgcggaggatcttcctattaaaattaagagttcatatttggtgagaatttttttaaggtgcctagtaacccatttttccgtattaattgtaaaaaaaaaatagttgatttttttgacccaCCCTATTAAGGGTAGCACACTCCATCTCGTAGCCAAGCCCGATATCGCATCTCGctattcgattttttttcttgaataccatttacaaaaaaataacaagaaatatCTGCTACTAtttgtaattcaaaaaatctgttaatttattctttatgaCTCTAGGAATTGTTAACTTGTAACTATTACTAAATTTTTGGTAACTATTGGTAACAGTAGCAAGTTGCCAGGTCCCGATTTAATACGTAATTAATGACATCGCTTGAGTAACGGTTACCATGTTTATAGTTATAGGTTAAAGAATCCTATGTGATTATCATACAAACAGTGTATTAAGTAGAGTGATACTGGCTTACTTTCATTCATTGAAATAACACTGAAATAAACATTGCTTAGTCAAAGACATTTTACTTACGAGTATTTCAATAGACGGACGTTAACAAACCGTAGTCAAAAAAATCGTACTACTCGGTActgtttcattattttgattattcaGTGAAAGATAGCGCTATTGCTTAAATATTTGAACTTCGTAATGTCCGCTCTATAACTAGTGTTATACTCGAATCTCTTGACTCGGGGTATTCTCAATGTTAATCTGTTCTGTCAAACGTCATGGAATTATACTGGACATTGGCGCCTAACCTTCATATTTCTTGCATAACAACATCCATCGCCGAAATAAACAGTGAAAGCAAGATATTTATGCAcatatatgttattatttgtttcaataaaaaacatttgttgaAACTTATTGTTTGCATTTAATAACAGAGTGTTGTTTTGAAAGACGTACAGATAAGATTAATTGATACAATAGTTAAGTGATAATGATTTCGAAATTTATGCCGTGAAATTCCTTCATTAGATTGTGTTACAAGCTGATAGAGATTTATTTCTCGATTcggtaaatttttataagatgaAAGTGTATTTCCTAAgcaaaatatatcttattaataacataaataaagtttagatggatgtttgtttgaaggtttctCCGGGTGGGCTCAACggaacatagtccggaagaacacataagttactttttttaattccgcacggacggagtcgcagcgACAACTTgtttatcataaatatttaaatataaaaataaatatataattaattctataaaattcaTTGATAAACATGGCGCATACAAATTCAAGAACATTCTTTATAGATGTCTAACCAcgataataacattaataaatgatttataatttaaaagtaattatacatgatttaatatttcgtTGTATAAGAAGAAAAGTACGCTTCATAACAATTCTATGCTGGATCGAACTTTTAATGCAACTAGCTGTAAACCAGCGGAAAATAACCACAAAAGATACGTTGAACCCGTGCCATAAGACAATGTAAATTATGACGcgtacattttaaaagaatagatTAGGTATACATTTTTGATCTATTCGAATTAGTAGTctcttaaattatgtatttttatatagatggTAGTGTATCTCGTAAGTTTTAAGACCGTTCAATGGTTGTCTTGCCAATtgtacttctttttttaaaccagAAGGCGGTAAACGCGCAAGCGGTCACTTTGTAACGCTATAATATCGAAGTGACCACTGTCCATCGACATCTAAAAGAATCTAGagttgcagatgcgttgaGGAGTGGATGTATAGTTTACGATGTAATGTATAATCTCGAATGTTctacagtaaatattttttaatgtgtattatttaaacattgttttacagAGCTGAGCAAAGGTCTTCGTGTCCGATACATAACAAACAAAGTGTAATTACTCATTATCTTTATCActtgtttattgaataaaataggAATTTAAACGTTTTACAATCGATAGAAATGTGTACGGTttcatgttaaattttttacacaacGATTGACAAAAACAAGGCTTTTATAGAGCGATCACCCAATTTAATTTGATGGGGTGTAATGATTACGAGCGTCgttggctcaggggttaagcacttgacatGTAATCTGCAAATCCTGTATTCGAATCCCGGCATATACCAATTTCTCGATTTACCGACGTTCTTACGCAGAAGGTAAACATCaacaagaaatttaaagatatgcgTGTAATCAACCAGTccacactgggccagcgtggttgactaaggcctagtgacccttaacttagggtaggctctgagctcctcagtgggtatgtatagtgagctaatGATCATGATTACAAAAAGTTAACATTACACAAAGAATATAAtcatctataataataatagctaTTTAGTTTTTACCCAGTGTCATTGAACCCAAACTTATCGTAAACAATAGTGAATATAGGTAACTTTATACAATAATGCTGA
It encodes:
- the LOC106715227 gene encoding nascent polypeptide-associated complex subunit alpha; translation: MPELTELDKATASMTEKRKEETASSDSDSDDTIPELEDAGAPGAGGITNPIAGIDIVSKAKQSRGEKKARKIMSKLGLKPVQGVNRVTIRKSKNILFVINSPDVYKNPHSDTYIVFGEAKIEDLSQQATMAAAERFKAPETAASGNDATATGTTVAPIAEEEDEEGVDESGVDEKDVEIVMMQANVSRARAVRALRNNQSDIVNAIMELTM